TTACTGTGGAGCGAAAAATGATTGGGACCCCGTTGAGCGCAAATGCCACCAAGGTGATGCTACTAGGGAGTGGTGAGCTTGGTAAAGAGGTGATTATTGCCTTGCAGCGTTTAGGGGTCGAGGTCATTGCGGTAGACCGCTACGCAAATGCGCCAGGGCATCAGGTGGCGCATCATGCATACACTATCGATATGACGGATGCAGCGGCATTAAAAGCACTCGTGCATGAAGTAAAGCCGCACTATATCGTTCCAGAAATCGAGGCGCTCAACACCGAGGCATTGGCTGAGATTGAGGCCAGTGGCGTGACGGTAGTGCCTACGGTGCGCGCGGTGCAGTTGACCATGAATCGCGAAGGGATTCGTCGGCTAGCCGCTGAAGAATTGGCGTTGCCGACTTCGCCTTATGCCTTTGCCCGCTCTGAAGCTGAGTTGCAGGCCGCCATTGACGGTGGCATTGGGTATCCCTGTTTTATCAAACCTACCATGTCATCCTCTGGGAAAGGCCAATCCCGTATTACTGACGCCTCTGAGGTGAACGCTGCTTGGGCGTATGCTGCCAGTGGTGGCCGTGTCAATCAAGGCGTGGTGATAGTCGAGGGCCAAATTGATTTTGATTATGAAATCACCTTGTTGACCGTGCGGGCCAACAATGCGGATGGTCAGATCGCGACTTACTTCTGCGCGCCGATTGGCCATGTGCAAAAGCAGGGCGATTATGTCGAAAGTTGGCAGCCACAAGCGATGCATCCACAAGCGCTCATCAATGCGCAAACGATCGCTAAAAAAGTCACCGATGCCTTGGGCGGTCAGGGCTTATTTGGTGTTGAGCTATTTGTAAAAGGCGAGCAAGTCTGGTTCTCTGAAGTCAGTCCACGTCCGCATGATACCGGCATGGTGACGATGTGTACCCAGCGCCTGAATGAGTTTGAACTGCATGCACGGGCCATTCTCGGTTTGCCGGTGGATGTTGCCCAGCGAGAAGTCGGCGCTAGTGCCGTGATTTATGGCGGTGCGGACACACATGCGCTGGAATATCACGGATTAGAAGCTGCAATGTCTGTACCAAACAGCGACATTCGTTTGTTTGGCAAGCCTGAGTCTTTTGTGCGCCGCCGCATGGGGGTGGCCTTGGCCACGGCAGCGGATGTGGATACCGCGCGCGACCTCGCCAAACAAGCAGCTGCTCGCGTCACGCCAACAAAAAGTGCGTAATCCATATGGCATTGGGTGATATACAAGAGCCAAACGCGGCCAAACAATCGTTGTTTGATTGGTTGGGCGGGGAAGCAAAAGGCACTGAGGTCATTCGTGAACTGGTGGAGACCTTTTATGACATCATGGATAGCGATCCAAAAGCCGCAGGCTTACGCGCGATCCATCAGGCTGATCTCACTGAAGCCCGTGAAAAGCTGTTTATGTTTTTAAGTGGTTGGACGGGTGGGCCGCAGTTATATGTTGAGCGCTATGGACATCCCCGTTTGCGCGCACGACATATGCCGTTTCAGATTGGCGAGTCAGAGCGTGATCAATGGATGTATTGCATGATTAAAGCCATGCATACGCTTGAATTTGAAGAGACGTTGATGCGACATATCGCTAACCAGCTTTATGGTGTGGCAGATTTTATGCGGAATCGTGAAGGATAGTCGAAAAAAAAGCCCCAGTCATGGGGCTTTTTTATGGTCACTTGGTGCTGATTGCTTAGGTTAATTCCGAATTGCCAGTAGGCTGACTATCGGTGTTGCTAGCTAATTTCGGCGTTGCACGTCTGGCTTGTTGACGAGTTTGCGGTGAGGCTTTAAATCCAAAACCACCCAGTAGGGCAGCAACGACTTGTCGCTTGGCACTCGATGGCTTGGCCAGGGCCTCTTTTTGAACTGCGACTGCCGCTGCTGGCTGGTATGGTTGCTGAAACCATCCATCCTCGCCACGTGCAGGCTTAGTGGTGCGTGGTCGGTTATTGCTGCTGTTGCTGCTGTTGTTGCTATTGTTGATGAGGCCTTTTTCTTTTGGAATCTGCTTTTTAATCAACTTTTCAATGTCGGCGAAGTATTTGGTTTCATCCTCGTCGATTAATGAAATCGCAATGCCTTTGGCGCCCGCACGGCCAGTACGGCCAATACGATGCACATAGTCTTCAGGTGCCGTAGATATTTCATAATTCACCACCAGGGGTAAATCCGTAATATCTAAGCCACGCGCCGCGACATCGGTTGCTACTAAAGCGTTGATCGTGCCCGCTTTAAAAGCATCCAGCGCTTCAATCCGCTCTTTTTGTGTTTTATCACCGTGAATAGCACTGCATGGAATATGGTCACGTTCTAAGGCGCGAGCCAGCTTGCTGGCAGACAGCTTGGTTTTGGTGAACACAATCACTTGCTGATTCGCGTAGTGCTTTAACAACTGCACCAAAAAACGTTGCTTTTGATCACTGTTAACTAGATACGCTTTTTGCTCCACGTTCTCGTTGGTCGCATTGCTGCGAGCCACTTCAATTAAGG
This Methylophilus medardicus DNA region includes the following protein-coding sequences:
- a CDS encoding group II truncated hemoglobin, with translation MALGDIQEPNAAKQSLFDWLGGEAKGTEVIRELVETFYDIMDSDPKAAGLRAIHQADLTEAREKLFMFLSGWTGGPQLYVERYGHPRLRARHMPFQIGESERDQWMYCMIKAMHTLEFEETLMRHIANQLYGVADFMRNREG
- a CDS encoding DEAD/DEAH box helicase, yielding MSEQTIVDFRSLGLAEPLLKAIDESGYTTPTPIQAQAIPLALQRMDLMAGAQTGTGKTAAFSLPILHTLLPLASTSTSPAKHPIRALVLAPTRELAIQVYDNIKTYAKHTPLRSLVVYGGVDIKTQTPILKTGVEILVATPGRLLDHVEQKTLSLSQVQFLVLDEADRMLDMGFMPDLKRILALLPKQRQNLMFSATFSDEIKKLADAFLNNPTLIEVARSNATNENVEQKAYLVNSDQKQRFLVQLLKHYANQQVIVFTKTKLSASKLARALERDHIPCSAIHGDKTQKERIEALDAFKAGTINALVATDVAARGLDITDLPLVVNYEISTAPEDYVHRIGRTGRAGAKGIAISLIDEDETKYFADIEKLIKKQIPKEKGLINNSNNSSNSSNNRPRTTKPARGEDGWFQQPYQPAAAVAVQKEALAKPSSAKRQVVAALLGGFGFKASPQTRQQARRATPKLASNTDSQPTGNSELT
- the purT gene encoding formate-dependent phosphoribosylglycinamide formyltransferase, translated to MIGTPLSANATKVMLLGSGELGKEVIIALQRLGVEVIAVDRYANAPGHQVAHHAYTIDMTDAAALKALVHEVKPHYIVPEIEALNTEALAEIEASGVTVVPTVRAVQLTMNREGIRRLAAEELALPTSPYAFARSEAELQAAIDGGIGYPCFIKPTMSSSGKGQSRITDASEVNAAWAYAASGGRVNQGVVIVEGQIDFDYEITLLTVRANNADGQIATYFCAPIGHVQKQGDYVESWQPQAMHPQALINAQTIAKKVTDALGGQGLFGVELFVKGEQVWFSEVSPRPHDTGMVTMCTQRLNEFELHARAILGLPVDVAQREVGASAVIYGGADTHALEYHGLEAAMSVPNSDIRLFGKPESFVRRRMGVALATAADVDTARDLAKQAAARVTPTKSA